A genome region from Cucumis sativus cultivar 9930 chromosome 4, Cucumber_9930_V3, whole genome shotgun sequence includes the following:
- the LOC101209916 gene encoding 60S ribosomal protein L9, with amino-acid sequence MKTILSSESMDIPDGVKIKVHAKIIEVEGPRGKLVRNFKHLNLDFQLITDDATGKKKLRIEAWFGSRKTSAAIRTALSHVENLITGVTKGYRYKMRFVYAHFPINASITNGSKAIEIRNFLGEKKVRKVDMLDGVSITRSEKVKDELVLDGNDIELVSRSCALINQKCHVKNKDIRKFLDGIYVSEKGTIIGEDE; translated from the exons ATGAAGACCATTCTTTCATCCGAGTCTATGGATATCCCAGATGGAGTCAAAATCAAGGTGCATGCCAAGATCATCGAGGTCGAAGGCCCTCGTGGTAAGCTTGTTCGCAACTTTAAGCACCTTAATCTCGACTTTCAACTTATAACTGACGACGCTACCGGCAAGAAGAAGCTCCGCATCGAGGCCTGGTTCGGGTCCAGGAAGACATCCGCTGCTATTCGAACCGCTCTCAGCCATGTTGAGAACCTTATTACAGGTGTCACTAAGGGCTATCGTTACAAGATGCGTTTCGTCTATGCTCACTTTCCCATCAATGCTAGCATCACAAATGGCAGCAAGGCTATTGAGATTCGTAACTTTCTTGGTGAAAAGAAG GTGAGAAAGGTGGATATGCTTGATGGAGTTTCCATTACCCGATCCGAAAAAGTGAAGGATGAGTTAGTTTTGGATGGAAATGATATTGAACTTGTGTCGCGGTCTTGTGCCCTTATAAACCAG AAATGTCATGTCAAGAACAAGGATATACGGAAGTTCCTTGATGGTATCTATGTCAGCGAGAAGGGAACCATAATTGGAGAAGATGAGTGA